The following are encoded together in the Myxococcales bacterium genome:
- a CDS encoding SDR family oxidoreductase, whose protein sequence is MPRILIAGAGYVGARLGELCAQRGDEVLCLRRSAQGLPRGLVPVVADLLDPSSLDALSGELDAVVFAAGPGESTREAYRRTYLVGLENLLNAVGHRARRVLFTSSTAVYAQSDGGWVDETSPATSTHFSGATLLEAEARLLERCPGAVVLRLGGIYGPGRASMVEAIRRGDASYFAGDTHFVNRFHRDDCAGALLHLLDCSEPESIYLGVDDEPTPRRDVMQWIAEQLGAPPPRAIEHEAPNPRRGGGHKRCSNARLRATGYALRYPTYRQGYAAVIAELGARPKLE, encoded by the coding sequence ATGCCTCGTATCCTGATAGCGGGCGCGGGGTACGTCGGTGCGCGGCTCGGTGAGCTGTGCGCCCAGCGCGGTGACGAGGTGCTCTGCCTGCGGCGCTCGGCGCAGGGTTTGCCCCGAGGTCTCGTGCCGGTCGTCGCGGATCTCCTCGACCCCTCCAGCCTCGACGCGCTCTCGGGTGAGCTCGACGCGGTGGTGTTTGCCGCGGGCCCAGGCGAGAGCACGCGAGAGGCCTACCGAAGAACCTATCTGGTGGGCCTGGAGAACCTGCTGAACGCCGTGGGCCACCGCGCGCGGCGAGTGCTCTTCACCTCGAGCACCGCCGTGTATGCCCAGAGCGACGGCGGCTGGGTCGACGAGACTTCGCCAGCCACTTCGACGCACTTCTCGGGCGCGACGCTGCTCGAGGCCGAGGCGCGGCTCCTCGAACGCTGCCCTGGGGCGGTGGTGCTCAGGCTGGGCGGGATCTACGGCCCGGGCCGCGCCAGCATGGTCGAGGCGATCCGGCGCGGCGATGCCAGTTATTTTGCGGGCGACACCCATTTCGTCAACCGCTTCCACCGCGACGACTGCGCCGGTGCGCTGCTGCACCTGCTCGACTGCTCGGAGCCCGAGTCCATCTACCTGGGGGTCGACGACGAACCCACACCGCGACGCGACGTGATGCAGTGGATCGCCGAGCAGCTCGGCGCGCCGCCGCCGAGAGCCATCGAACACGAGGCGCCGAACCCACGGCGCGGAGGGGGTCACAAACGCTGCTCGAACGCGCGGCTGCGGGCCACGGGTTACGCGCTCCGGTACCCCACGTATCGGCAGGGCTACGCCGCTGTGATCGCCGAGCTCGGCGCGCGTCCGAAGCTCGAGTGA
- a CDS encoding cyclic nucleotide-binding domain-containing protein, translating to MAHSRQSRADELEATFHDGELIVEEGDLSRDMFVIQSGRVRITKRVADKDVELATLERGDFFGEMSLLESLPRDASARAMGEAKLLVVSASALLVRMRRDPTFAFEMLQRLSGRVRSLNARLVKLLEDSGNGGAGLSMLYASSDADEPDPP from the coding sequence ATGGCTCATAGCAGGCAGTCCAGAGCCGACGAGCTCGAAGCGACGTTCCACGACGGTGAGTTGATCGTCGAGGAGGGGGATCTGTCCCGGGACATGTTCGTGATCCAATCGGGACGAGTGCGCATCACCAAGCGCGTAGCCGACAAGGACGTGGAGCTCGCGACCCTGGAACGGGGCGATTTCTTCGGCGAGATGTCGCTTCTGGAGTCACTACCTCGGGACGCGAGTGCGCGGGCAATGGGCGAGGCAAAACTCTTGGTGGTGAGCGCGAGCGCGCTCCTGGTGCGCATGCGCAGAGATCCGACCTTTGCGTTCGAGATGCTGCAGCGGCTGAGTGGCCGCGTGCGTTCGCTGAACGCACGCCTGGTCAAGCTGCTCGAAGACAGCGGAAACGGCGGCGCCGGCCTGAGCATGCTCTATGCGTCATCGGACGCGGACGAACCGGACCCACCGTGA
- a CDS encoding DUF2236 domain-containing protein, with product MVVTKADLERHIARVRDEITDPRVGIYGPDSVSWRINKEAALFLGGGKAALLQLAHPFVAHAVDQHSQTKTDPLGRFQRTFDNVFAMVFGDWASAERRARRVHAIHSRIKGEISEDVGAFQQGSHYEANQEQALLWVHATLLDTALEVYQLVKGRSRPERSPVTTRRASALRACLASRTACYPRTMPRSSGTIATCSRPM from the coding sequence ATGGTCGTCACAAAAGCGGATCTCGAGCGCCACATTGCCCGCGTACGCGACGAGATCACGGATCCGCGAGTGGGGATCTACGGGCCCGACAGCGTCTCGTGGCGCATCAACAAGGAGGCCGCGCTCTTTCTGGGTGGTGGGAAGGCCGCGTTGCTACAGCTCGCACACCCGTTCGTTGCGCATGCGGTCGATCAACACTCCCAGACGAAGACCGACCCACTTGGGCGCTTCCAGCGCACATTCGACAACGTGTTCGCGATGGTGTTCGGCGACTGGGCCTCGGCCGAGCGTCGTGCCCGTCGCGTGCACGCGATACATAGTCGCATCAAGGGTGAAATCAGCGAAGACGTCGGGGCGTTCCAGCAGGGCTCCCATTACGAGGCCAACCAGGAGCAGGCGCTGCTCTGGGTCCACGCCACGCTGCTCGACACCGCGCTCGAGGTGTATCAGCTCGTGAAGGGCCGCTCTCGGCCGGAGAGAAGTCCGGTTACTACGAGGAGAGCAAGCGCTTTGCGCGCCTGTTTGGCATCCCGGACGGCGTGTTACCCGAGGACCATGCCGCGTTCGAGCGGTACTATCGCGACATGCTCGCGTCCGATGTGA
- a CDS encoding DUF2236 domain-containing protein, protein MLPEDHAAFERYYRDMLASDVITVGAPAREIASFLFKSPRPAFDPLFAWLRTLTAGLMPPRLRADFGLPWEPAHRIVYHGSISTLRRTYGFIPRRLRYVPAYVRAQRRLHGVEGPDRVGNFLERLATAPLNVRHRG, encoded by the coding sequence GTGTTACCCGAGGACCATGCCGCGTTCGAGCGGTACTATCGCGACATGCTCGCGTCCGATGTGATCACGGTTGGGGCACCTGCCCGAGAGATCGCGTCGTTCTTGTTCAAGAGCCCCCGACCCGCGTTTGATCCCTTGTTTGCGTGGTTGCGCACCCTGACAGCGGGGCTGATGCCCCCGCGACTGCGCGCCGACTTCGGCCTGCCGTGGGAGCCGGCTCATCGCATCGTCTATCACGGCTCGATTTCGACGCTTCGGCGCACCTACGGGTTCATTCCTCGACGCCTGCGATATGTGCCGGCCTATGTGCGTGCCCAGCGCCGCCTGCACGGTGTCGAAGGCCCCGATCGCGTCGGCAATTTTCTGGAGCGCCTCGCCACCGCCCCGCTCAATGTGCGGCATCGAGGTTGA
- a CDS encoding isocitrate/isopropylmalate dehydrogenase family protein — protein sequence MTTHTVVLIPGDGIGPEVSTAVRRVLEAANAPVLFVVRHAGEAALERGLDDVLPSETVEAIRQHHVALKGPCTTPVGRGFSSVNVALRKKLNLYAAVRPFRSLVGVKTRYDDVDLIVIRENTEGLYSGIENLITDGVVVSMKVATRGACHRIAHWGFRYATHRRRKKVTVFHKANIMKMSDGMLLDEARKVHERDYPNIAYDEVIVDAGHMRLVQNPKQFDIILCENLYGDIVSDLCAGLVGGLGVSPGANIGEDDAVFEAVHGSAPDIAGQGVANPLALLMSAVMMLKHLGETRHDEACQTAASRIKVAYDRALDDGQKTRDLGGELGTEAFTDAVITRLPS from the coding sequence ATGACGACTCACACGGTGGTGCTCATTCCCGGCGACGGCATCGGGCCCGAGGTCAGTACGGCCGTGCGCCGGGTGCTCGAGGCCGCCAACGCGCCGGTTCTGTTCGTGGTGCGTCACGCCGGCGAGGCCGCGCTCGAGCGGGGGCTCGACGACGTCCTCCCGAGCGAGACGGTCGAGGCAATTCGCCAGCACCACGTGGCGCTCAAGGGCCCGTGCACGACACCCGTGGGTCGAGGGTTCTCGTCCGTCAACGTCGCGCTGCGCAAGAAGCTCAACCTGTATGCCGCAGTCAGGCCTTTTCGCAGTCTGGTGGGTGTCAAGACTCGCTACGACGACGTCGACCTGATCGTGATCCGAGAAAATACCGAGGGACTCTACAGTGGCATCGAGAACCTGATCACCGACGGGGTGGTGGTGAGCATGAAGGTGGCGACGCGGGGTGCTTGCCACCGCATCGCCCACTGGGGCTTCCGCTACGCCACCCACCGGCGCAGGAAGAAAGTCACGGTGTTCCACAAGGCGAACATCATGAAGATGTCCGATGGCATGCTGCTCGACGAAGCACGCAAGGTGCACGAGCGGGACTACCCGAACATTGCGTACGACGAGGTCATCGTGGACGCCGGCCACATGCGACTGGTGCAGAACCCCAAACAGTTCGACATCATCCTGTGTGAGAACCTGTACGGCGACATCGTGTCCGATCTGTGTGCGGGCTTGGTCGGCGGGCTCGGTGTCTCACCCGGCGCGAACATCGGTGAGGACGACGCCGTCTTCGAGGCGGTGCACGGCTCGGCGCCGGACATCGCCGGCCAGGGTGTGGCGAACCCCCTGGCGCTGTTGATGAGCGCGGTCATGATGCTGAAACATCTGGGCGAGACGCGTCACGACGAGGCGTGCCAGACGGCAGCGTCGCGCATCAAGGTCGCCTACGATCGCGCCCTCGACGACGGGCAGAAGACCCGTGACCTGGGCGGCGAGCTCGGCACCGAGGCGTTCACCGACGCGGTCATCACACGCCTGCCGAGCTGA
- a CDS encoding CHAD domain-containing protein — MRRIADEQLERALGELSEAERGIDRGVHSVRKRLKKLRGLLRLLEGAMGREAFAEENACFRDAGRLLAGPRRAAASLAALEALHHEYPGVLLGESRALLRAALNAERDRALELLREEDRTVRAAELLAGARARLPAWPIRHAGWATLSSGFRTTYGRGRRAFRQAGHEPTTEQLHEWRKHAKYHWYHVRLLSSIWPGPMAALSETLETLTEELGTEHDLDDLRLTLLERAPPDELRGATAHVLELIQTRRQTLRQLAIARGQQVFAERPSAITTRFRAYFSAWLSEPGIGSRRAGGADDSDA, encoded by the coding sequence GTGCGTCGGATCGCCGACGAGCAGCTGGAGCGCGCTCTCGGCGAACTGTCCGAGGCCGAGCGCGGTATCGACAGAGGCGTGCACAGCGTGCGCAAGCGCCTGAAGAAGCTGCGCGGGCTCCTGCGCCTGCTCGAGGGTGCGATGGGCCGGGAGGCCTTCGCTGAGGAGAACGCCTGCTTCCGAGACGCGGGACGATTGCTCGCTGGACCGCGCCGGGCGGCCGCGTCCCTCGCCGCGCTCGAAGCCTTGCACCACGAATATCCTGGCGTGCTCTTGGGTGAGTCGCGGGCGCTGCTGCGGGCCGCGCTGAACGCCGAGCGGGACCGCGCGCTCGAGCTGTTACGCGAGGAAGATCGAACCGTGCGAGCCGCCGAGCTACTTGCTGGCGCTCGTGCACGCCTGCCCGCCTGGCCAATACGGCATGCGGGGTGGGCCACGCTGTCGTCCGGTTTCCGCACGACCTATGGCCGGGGCCGGCGGGCGTTCCGACAGGCCGGCCACGAGCCGACCACGGAGCAGCTGCACGAGTGGCGCAAACACGCCAAGTACCACTGGTACCACGTTCGACTGTTGTCCTCGATCTGGCCGGGGCCAATGGCGGCTCTGAGCGAGACGCTCGAGACCTTGACGGAGGAGCTCGGCACCGAACACGACCTCGACGACCTGCGGCTCACGCTGCTCGAGCGCGCGCCACCGGACGAGCTCAGAGGCGCGACCGCGCACGTGCTCGAGCTGATCCAGACCCGCCGGCAAACACTGCGGCAGCTTGCGATTGCCCGCGGGCAGCAGGTCTTCGCGGAACGCCCGTCGGCGATCACGACGCGCTTCCGCGCTTATTTCTCGGCCTGGTTGTCCGAGCCGGGGATCGGCTCTAGACGAGCCGGCGGAGCCGACGACAGCGACGCCTGA
- a CDS encoding UDP-2,3-diacylglucosamine diphosphatase, with amino-acid sequence MITNATLDRALVVSDLHLGNPFSEASSSLSGFLEYAARERFHVCINGDGFEILQTSFANLANDSVNVIRRIRALLTNGLSVYYVVGNHDIVLEHYLESWAEIRICPFLNVRSGDQRIRVEHGHLYDPFFVSHPRLYEALTRAAGPVLHVYPDIYKLWSGFERLKDRRAQRSDNNEPSAYHQAAELLLQRGFDTVVFGHTHRAERVELGPNQLYVNSGNWMHGGTYVEIIDGRVELKRWTSGVGSSTTP; translated from the coding sequence GTGATCACCAACGCCACGCTCGATCGAGCGCTCGTGGTCTCCGATCTACACCTGGGGAACCCGTTCTCGGAGGCCAGCTCGTCCCTGTCGGGTTTCCTCGAGTACGCCGCGCGCGAGCGATTCCACGTGTGCATCAACGGCGACGGGTTCGAGATCCTCCAGACGAGCTTCGCGAACCTCGCCAACGACAGCGTCAACGTGATCCGGCGGATCCGGGCGCTGCTCACCAACGGGCTCTCGGTCTACTACGTGGTGGGCAACCACGACATCGTGCTCGAGCACTACCTGGAGAGCTGGGCCGAGATCCGCATCTGTCCATTTTTGAACGTGCGCTCCGGCGATCAGCGCATCCGAGTGGAGCACGGCCACCTGTACGATCCGTTCTTCGTCAGCCACCCGCGCCTGTATGAAGCCCTCACGCGGGCGGCCGGGCCGGTCCTGCACGTCTACCCGGACATCTACAAACTCTGGTCGGGCTTCGAGCGGCTCAAAGACCGCCGCGCCCAGCGCAGCGACAATAACGAACCCTCCGCCTATCACCAGGCCGCCGAGCTGCTGCTCCAGCGTGGCTTCGACACGGTCGTGTTCGGCCACACTCACCGCGCGGAGCGAGTCGAGCTCGGGCCCAATCAGCTCTACGTCAACTCGGGCAACTGGATGCACGGCGGGACCTACGTCGAGATCATCGACGGGCGCGTGGAGCTCAAGCGTTGGACGTCGGGAGTCGGGTCATCCACCACGCCATGA
- a CDS encoding acyltransferase family protein, with amino-acid sequence MRLPISREVRERLGRLELPFNQDGVDPYGIDRERLGFMFSAFGLMYQRYFRCRAFGVENIPKRGRAMLVGNHSGGVAIDGMMVIASCFFEPDPPRLAQGMVEKFLNKLPFASEWSSKTGQFTGLPEHATRLLEEDRLLMVFPEGARGTAKLYVERYSLVRFGTGFMRLALATKTPIVPFGFLGGGEALPTVTNLEKIGHMIGAPYIPITSYLLPVPLPVRMEVHYGEPITPSGSGNEDDHVILEKVNAVKATIARLIERGRKSYEAV; translated from the coding sequence ATGCGCCTGCCCATCTCCCGTGAAGTCAGAGAGCGGCTCGGCCGACTCGAGCTCCCGTTCAACCAGGACGGTGTGGATCCGTACGGCATCGATCGCGAGCGTCTTGGCTTCATGTTCTCGGCCTTTGGCCTGATGTACCAACGATACTTCCGCTGTCGCGCCTTTGGTGTCGAGAACATCCCGAAGCGCGGCCGAGCGATGCTGGTGGGCAACCACTCTGGCGGGGTGGCAATCGACGGCATGATGGTGATCGCCTCCTGCTTCTTCGAGCCGGATCCCCCGCGGCTGGCTCAGGGCATGGTCGAAAAATTCTTGAACAAACTGCCCTTTGCCTCCGAGTGGTCGAGCAAGACGGGACAGTTTACCGGCCTACCCGAGCACGCCACGCGACTGCTCGAGGAAGATCGTCTGCTGATGGTCTTCCCCGAGGGCGCCCGGGGCACGGCGAAGCTGTACGTGGAGCGCTACAGCTTGGTGCGGTTTGGTACCGGTTTCATGCGCCTCGCGCTCGCGACCAAGACGCCGATCGTCCCGTTCGGGTTTCTGGGCGGCGGAGAGGCCCTGCCGACCGTGACCAACCTCGAGAAGATCGGGCACATGATCGGCGCGCCCTACATTCCCATCACGTCGTACCTGCTGCCCGTGCCGCTGCCCGTGCGCATGGAGGTCCACTACGGCGAGCCGATCACGCCGAGCGGCAGCGGGAACGAGGACGATCACGTCATCTTGGAGAAGGTGAACGCCGTGAAGGCGACCATCGCGCGGCTGATCGAGCGCGGCCGCAAGAGCTACGAGGCGGTATGA
- a CDS encoding RecQ family zinc-binding domain-containing protein, with translation MRIGRLPPRGATSSSPAPTFTNSSRVDSASDPSPPIAHSSPRPLVDAALWQRVETVARELELTELSIDLKKAIRAAVEGRDALVSMRSSFARAACFVIPSRILPQPVLVVGPRPAAMRELHDRLLQRRAPVVRFEPSGSESSRRQALERIAAGGSLLVLCTASSLFRDDLSLSLARSGVSLVAVVDAHTLTGASDELSPAMTELGPVLKQLGRPPIMALLGAATPVARYDVVDALALQSPVHVEAPLVGRNIELDVLAIGGDARQRALLQLVGELRRPGVIFAPTAREVDEIYAALSALRLPVHRFHPFMPPGDRVGEQLNFTLPGRRSIMVATSALFSATGIVGVGEAALLDKAPTDFGLCFEKKDLRFVLHWSAPASLEQYLREIALAGRDGESATCILFHDGSDRARHEATLAQARIPSRHLTHFARSLEPAAIDTRPRTLESLALASGLSRKLTESLAAMLDDAGLVSLSAGWLRVTATAPGLSSGAQRLAARLDRLRAQDDRRLSAMTAYLDGTGCRSARLARYFGEPSIDACGRCGGCKGSLLAGFEPVDRDGSGGRHPPVESFSLGRADSYGMEVAPPKRAASPLLAKLGDFQRRR, from the coding sequence GTGCGCATCGGTCGCCTTCCCCCTCGCGGTGCGACCAGCAGCTCACCGGCGCCGACCTTCACCAACTCGAGCCGCGTCGACTCGGCGAGTGACCCGAGCCCTCCAATTGCACACAGCTCCCCTCGCCCGCTCGTCGATGCCGCGCTGTGGCAACGCGTCGAGACCGTGGCGCGAGAGCTCGAGCTGACGGAGCTGTCCATTGACCTGAAGAAGGCCATCCGCGCGGCTGTCGAAGGACGCGATGCGCTCGTATCGATGCGCTCGAGCTTCGCGCGGGCGGCTTGCTTCGTGATCCCGTCGCGTATCCTGCCTCAACCCGTGCTGGTGGTCGGGCCGCGGCCCGCTGCCATGCGTGAGCTCCACGATCGGCTGTTGCAACGCCGTGCGCCGGTCGTGCGCTTCGAGCCGAGCGGTAGCGAGAGCAGCCGACGTCAGGCGCTCGAGCGCATCGCAGCAGGTGGCTCGCTGTTGGTGCTGTGTACGGCCAGCAGTCTATTTCGCGACGACCTTTCGCTGTCCCTCGCCCGCAGCGGTGTCTCGCTCGTTGCGGTGGTCGATGCCCACACTCTGACCGGAGCCTCGGACGAATTGAGCCCAGCCATGACCGAGCTCGGTCCGGTGCTGAAACAACTGGGCCGTCCGCCGATCATGGCGCTGCTCGGCGCGGCAACGCCCGTTGCCCGCTACGACGTGGTGGACGCCCTGGCCCTACAGAGCCCGGTCCACGTCGAGGCTCCGCTGGTCGGCAGGAACATCGAGCTCGACGTGCTCGCCATCGGCGGCGACGCACGCCAGCGCGCCCTCCTGCAGCTGGTGGGCGAGCTGCGCCGCCCCGGCGTGATCTTCGCCCCGACCGCCCGGGAGGTGGACGAGATCTACGCCGCGCTGTCGGCGCTGCGTCTGCCGGTGCACCGCTTCCACCCGTTCATGCCCCCGGGCGATCGAGTGGGTGAGCAGCTCAACTTCACTTTGCCCGGACGCCGCTCGATCATGGTGGCGACCAGCGCGCTGTTCAGCGCGACCGGCATCGTCGGCGTGGGCGAGGCAGCACTGCTCGACAAAGCTCCGACCGATTTCGGCCTATGTTTCGAGAAGAAGGATCTGCGCTTTGTGCTCCACTGGTCGGCGCCGGCGAGCCTGGAGCAGTATTTGAGGGAGATTGCCCTGGCCGGCCGGGACGGCGAGTCCGCCACTTGCATCCTGTTCCACGATGGAAGTGATCGAGCTCGCCACGAGGCCACGCTGGCTCAGGCGCGCATCCCGTCGCGTCACCTTACGCACTTCGCGCGGTCGCTGGAACCCGCTGCGATCGATACGCGGCCGCGGACGCTCGAGTCTCTGGCCCTCGCCAGTGGCCTGAGCCGCAAGCTCACCGAGAGCCTGGCTGCGATGCTCGACGATGCGGGGCTGGTGAGTTTGTCTGCGGGCTGGCTCCGGGTCACAGCGACTGCGCCGGGCCTCAGCTCCGGCGCACAGCGGCTCGCTGCTCGCCTCGATCGTCTGCGCGCGCAGGACGATCGACGGCTCTCGGCCATGACTGCGTACCTGGACGGTACCGGCTGTCGCAGTGCGCGGCTGGCTCGTTATTTTGGTGAGCCAAGCATCGACGCCTGCGGCCGCTGTGGCGGCTGCAAGGGCAGCTTGCTCGCAGGGTTCGAGCCGGTCGACCGCGACGGCTCGGGTGGACGTCACCCTCCGGTCGAGAGCTTCAGCCTCGGGCGCGCCGACAGCTACGGCATGGAGGTGGCGCCGCCGAAACGCGCCGCCAGCCCGCTCCTGGCCAAGCTCGGTGATTTTCAGCGCCGACGCTGA
- a CDS encoding tetratricopeptide repeat protein: MLRRLILCSALTAVVVLPPAAAHAKGNPSAKTADKDGQKLEKQKKWDEAKSAYEKALELDDKPDTRLRLAGVEDKLGNLVEASEQVKKVLDAKGLSGAVRAKAKKLQKSLEKRTPTLTFDLPKGFSGSVKIDDQVIPQSELGGPVPANPGTRKISAEADGMKPYNETVELKEKDKKNLSILLTELPKEETAAEEEGPAEQEKPKKGGGNKTLAYVSLGVGVVGVGVGAFMGLKAKSTKSEIDDKCKNGVCSEGERDLYDTGKTQATISTVGFIVGAVGIGVGTVLLLSGGSGKTEGKLSARRVTPYVGPRELGVFGNF, translated from the coding sequence ATGTTGCGTCGATTGATCCTCTGCTCCGCACTCACCGCCGTCGTCGTTCTTCCGCCCGCGGCGGCTCACGCGAAGGGCAACCCAAGCGCGAAGACCGCTGACAAGGACGGGCAGAAGCTCGAGAAGCAGAAGAAGTGGGACGAAGCCAAGAGTGCATACGAAAAGGCGCTCGAGCTCGACGACAAACCCGACACTCGCCTGCGCCTCGCGGGCGTCGAGGACAAACTCGGCAACCTGGTCGAGGCCAGCGAACAGGTGAAGAAGGTCCTCGACGCCAAGGGTCTGTCCGGCGCCGTGCGAGCGAAGGCGAAGAAACTTCAGAAGTCTCTCGAGAAGCGCACACCGACCCTCACGTTCGATTTGCCCAAGGGGTTCAGCGGCAGTGTGAAGATCGATGACCAGGTGATTCCCCAGAGTGAGCTCGGTGGTCCGGTTCCAGCGAACCCTGGCACGCGCAAGATCAGCGCAGAGGCTGACGGCATGAAGCCGTACAACGAGACCGTCGAGCTGAAGGAGAAGGACAAGAAGAACCTATCCATCCTGCTCACCGAGCTCCCCAAGGAAGAGACGGCGGCCGAAGAAGAAGGGCCGGCCGAGCAGGAGAAACCGAAAAAGGGCGGTGGCAACAAGACTCTGGCCTACGTGAGCTTGGGTGTTGGTGTCGTCGGCGTCGGCGTCGGCGCGTTCATGGGTCTGAAAGCCAAGTCGACCAAGAGTGAGATCGACGACAAGTGCAAGAACGGCGTCTGCAGCGAGGGCGAGCGCGACCTCTACGACACGGGCAAGACCCAAGCGACGATCTCGACCGTCGGTTTCATCGTCGGCGCCGTCGGGATCGGTGTTGGTACCGTGCTGCTCCTGAGCGGCGGAAGCGGAAAAACCGAGGGAAAACTCAGCGCCCGGCGCGTCACGCCGTATGTCGGGCCGCGCGAGCTCGGTGTGTTCGGGAATTTCTAG
- a CDS encoding LEA type 2 family protein, giving the protein MQLDARRIRQLMPLAFLAIGACSKPEPPTITPYAARVTAVTPLAIGLDLELDVENPNGFALMVQEVSGTMKLGDGVNVGTGRSEPKGSVPAHGKARVSAQLSVPWTNVAALAPFAASQKPVPYSFVGVAKVGSTKLNLDVPFVVRGEITRDQALKAGLRGLGGLIPGLP; this is encoded by the coding sequence ATGCAGCTCGATGCCCGACGCATCCGGCAGCTGATGCCGCTCGCCTTCTTGGCCATCGGCGCGTGTTCGAAACCCGAGCCGCCGACCATCACCCCGTACGCCGCCCGCGTGACCGCGGTGACACCGCTCGCCATTGGGCTCGACCTCGAGCTCGACGTGGAGAACCCCAACGGGTTTGCCCTCATGGTTCAGGAGGTCTCCGGAACGATGAAGCTCGGTGACGGGGTCAACGTCGGCACGGGACGCTCGGAGCCCAAGGGCAGCGTGCCCGCGCACGGCAAGGCGCGGGTGTCCGCCCAACTCTCCGTGCCCTGGACCAACGTTGCCGCCCTCGCGCCGTTCGCGGCGAGCCAGAAACCCGTGCCCTATTCCTTCGTCGGCGTCGCAAAGGTGGGCAGCACCAAGCTGAACCTCGACGTGCCGTTCGTGGTGCGCGGTGAGATCACGCGGGACCAGGCGTTGAAGGCGGGGTTGCGTGGCCTCGGCGGGCTGATCCCGGGGTTGCCCTGA
- a CDS encoding GNAT family N-acetyltransferase, translating to MNPPPASAPELRTDRLLLRRWRPEDKEPFFALNSDPRVMEHFPAPLSREESDHIADLIGGFLDQRGFGLWALELPGVAPFIGFTGLAVPHFEAHFTPCVEIGWRLAAAWWGHGYACEAARASLSFGFGQLGLDEIVSFTVPENLRSRRLMERLGMLRDLEGDFDRPALPERFRRHVLYRLGRSRAEPPASLP from the coding sequence ATGAACCCCCCGCCCGCCTCAGCTCCCGAGCTCCGCACCGACCGCCTGCTGCTGCGCCGTTGGCGGCCGGAAGACAAGGAGCCGTTCTTCGCCCTCAACAGCGACCCCCGTGTGATGGAGCACTTTCCGGCGCCGCTCAGCCGCGAAGAGAGTGACCACATCGCCGATCTGATCGGTGGCTTCTTGGACCAACGCGGGTTTGGTCTCTGGGCGCTAGAGCTCCCCGGAGTCGCCCCGTTCATCGGCTTCACAGGTCTCGCTGTTCCACACTTCGAAGCCCACTTCACGCCGTGCGTGGAGATCGGCTGGCGTCTCGCCGCCGCCTGGTGGGGCCACGGGTATGCCTGCGAGGCGGCCCGAGCGTCGCTCTCGTTCGGCTTCGGCCAGCTCGGCCTCGACGAAATTGTCTCGTTCACGGTGCCCGAGAATCTGCGTTCGCGCCGACTCATGGAGCGGCTTGGCATGCTGCGGGACTTGGAAGGCGACTTCGATCGGCCAGCTCTTCCAGAGCGATTTCGCCGCCACGTCTTGTACCGGCTCGGGCGCTCTCGGGCTGAGCCGCCAGCGTCGCTACCGTAG